From a single Phacochoerus africanus isolate WHEZ1 chromosome 11, ROS_Pafr_v1, whole genome shotgun sequence genomic region:
- the LOC125110791 gene encoding uncharacterized protein LOC125110791, which translates to MEGSMREISIPTLHRLQELETDIPPQSLSFPICLEFAGSVSSSFCLFPHPLTQGLWEPGPSETALRSPESPKDGDLPSIFQNNKTRSSLECPPWRLRTPEISVE; encoded by the exons ATGGAGGGCTCGATGCGGGAGATTTCAATCCCGACCCTACACCGGCTTCAAGAACTTGAAACAGACATTCCcccccagagcctcagttttcccatctgtttg GAGTTTGCTGGCTCCGTCTCCAGTTCCTTTTGTCTCTTCCCACATCCCCTCACTCAAG gTCTCTGGGAGCCTGGGCCTTCAGAGACAGCCCTCAGATCACCTGAGTCTCCCAAGGATGGAGACCTCCCCTCCATTTTCCAGAACAATAAG ACACGGTCGTCGCTGGAGTGTCCGCCCTGGAGGTTAAGGACCCCAGAG